Proteins found in one Panthera tigris isolate Pti1 chromosome B3, P.tigris_Pti1_mat1.1, whole genome shotgun sequence genomic segment:
- the LOC102955058 gene encoding olfactory receptor 4K1-like gives MDEVNKSVVTEFILLGLSSSQDIQLFLFFFFSVFYGAAVLGNILIILTVITDSRLHSPMYFLLSNLSFIDVCQATFATPKMIADFLNEHKTITFQGCMSQIFFLHVFGGSEMVLLVAMAYDRYIAICKPLHYITVMSRRVCTILVGVSWTIGILHSASHLAFTVNLPFCGPNKVDNFFCDLPLVIKLACLETYVLEILVLTNSGLLSLICFLLLLISYTIILATVHQQASGGTSKALSTLSAHITVVVLFFGPLIFIYIWPFESFPIDKFISVFFTVFTPVLNPMIYTLRNKDVKEAMKKLRNRHVGSKQVF, from the exons atggatgaagt CAATAAATCAGTGGTTACTGAATTCATTTTGTTGGGCCTGTCTAGCTCTCAAGATATTcaactcttcctcttctttttcttctctgtgttttatGGAGCTGCGGTTTTGGGAAACATCCTTATCATCCTCACAGTAATTACAGACTCTCGCTTACATTCcccaatgtattttcttcttagcaATCTCTCCTTTATTGATGTGTGTCAGGCTACATTTGCCACTCCCAAGATGATTGCAGACTTCCTCAATGAACACAAGACCATCACCTTCCAGGGATGCATGTCACAAATCTTTTTCTTGCATGTTTTTGGGGGTAGTGAGATGGTGCTTCTTGTTGCCATGGCCTATGATAGATATATTGCTATTTGCAAACCTCTGCACTACATTACCGTCATGAGCCGAAGGGTGTGCACTATTCTGGTGGGAGTCTCCTGGACCATTGGTATTCTGCATTCAGCCAGCCACCTGGCATTCACAGTCAATCTTCCTTTCTGTGGACCCAATAAGGTAGACAATTTCTTTTGTGACCTTCCCCTTGTGATCAAGCTTGCCTGCTTAGAAACATATGTTTTAGAGATCCTTGTGCTAACCAACAGTGGCCTGCTCTCTCTTATCTGCTTCctccttttgctcatttcttatACTATCATCCTTGCTACTGTCCATCAGCAAGCCTCTGGTGGGACATCCAAGGCACTTTCCACCCTGTCTGCCCACATCACTGTTGTGGTTTTGTTCTTTGGCCCATTAATCTTCATTTATATTTGGCCTTTTGAAAGCTTCCCAAttgataaatttatttctgtgttttttactGTCTTCACTCCTGTCCTTAACCCCATGATCTACACATTGAGGAATAAAGATGTAAAGGAAGCCATGAAAAAGCTACGGAACCGACATGTGGGTTCTAAGCAAGTCTTTTAG